Within Lytechinus variegatus isolate NC3 chromosome 15, Lvar_3.0, whole genome shotgun sequence, the genomic segment TTGTTAGCCAATGCCAGGGTCTTGTTTAaaaaagacttgttataataacaaatgcacaatttctaaaacaaatttatgattagcctatcagattgaaggattttagTAGTATACTACTGTCagtgcaaatttgttattataccAACTTTTTTAATCGGCCCTCTAAACTAGCCTTCCATATCAAAATGTCAATCTCATTCACCTGATGGTGTCTGTAACATTCATCTGATGCGGGCAAGACCGGTTACCCTGTGGCAGGAGATAACGGATCTCCTTCATGGTTGCTATGGCAACGTCTGAAGCTGACTGGTTGGCGATGCTCTCCCATAGGTGGACATCTTCCATGATGTCACGAATGGAGGCATGTCTAGGGATGGACTGATTTGATTTGCCATGGAGCTTGGAGTCGTTGGGCATCTCCGAGAAGCCGAGGAGTGCACGACCCGCGTGGCTACCCGTACCATACTCGGAGGCTAAACCCCCATCTTGATTGAAGAGGCTAGATGAGAAAAATAGTAGTACATTAGTACTATTACATAAGACATCTTCATTTCCCCAGAGCAAAATGCGAGgaatcattaaataaaattgtGATATGATATAACATTCAATGATATCTGAAGATTTATTTCCAGTTTGAATACAGATCagcatttatttttcacaaagagTGTTCAAAATAATCTATCAGTATATATCACACAAATGATGGCTCATTTTCTAAGCAGAAAAAGGCTGACTTCAACAATACTCAAACAAATTAAAGTTAACTACAAATAAGATCCCCCCCTCATATAGCGATAAAttgaagataataataaaatcacatCAGCCAATGATGTTTATATTACCTCAATGGTGAAAGGTTGAATCCAATAATTAAAACTATTCCTAATAGAAAAGTGGCTGTCCTCCCAGGAGATGACAAAACAGATGAATGCATTTTCTTTAGAGTTGTATTCTGTAAAGAATAAACATTACAGAAAAGGAATTGATGTTAGGCATTGAAAGGTTAAAGAATTATAAGAAAGAATTGGCTTTGAGGGCAGAAGATATTCAAAAGTGAACGAGAATAATTGTTAACACAGTGAAATATACAGAccttgatctttttttttcattaccaaATACAATTTAAATGCAAAGTATAAAGGTTTGCAGGGAACAATTTCTCTGGTATTGCATCACTATTTgcactcctttttttttaagtgtgctTCTTAAAAGGTCTTTTTGTGTAGCAGacttttacataggactgtacagaacttagttgagagctttcCTCTTAGGAACGAAAGTGCTATTCAATATCAGGTAATACTGTAAGCAAAATTGTTCCCTTGTttgctcagtcggtagagcgggggattcgtattccagTGACCCGGGTtcaattcccacttggtgcgctagtgccctttggtaaggcattaatcctcattaccaggtccttcagagaggaccttaagccgtcggtcctctggttgcttgcttacaagcatcatgctttcttagcaatcaggtaaaaaaaaatcaccaccaatcaaACAATTAAACTATTGAACggtgaaaatataatttttgcaCAATCATAATTATCCTATGAAGCCATACTCAACTTGCGAAAGcttcatgaaacaaaccctcaaaacataaatatttttattgcaaaataattatataatattgactggccttgaggggaacatcaaatatattgccagcaaatgaatcatattggcccgagtctttagacgagggcaatatatttgatgttccccgaaagaagagccagtcaatatttttattatcatccaaatcagatatctagagcaaaaatcatgataatggggatatttcttttaaaaatagagttctattgtgtcatgttaatatcggtctaggctctgcactttaccattatgacgtacttgcaagcgctcggattcagcgttgtctttattatgacgtatattgttggtgggcggatccttatgaagcgtatctctttatacgcatccacaaattcccggatgtgagaccagggaaaatacaaaggtatattttgcttcgtctctgcatgcaaagtaaatacgcgcactgagaccgaggaaaatacaaacaatatacctacccttcccgatattcagaaaatgtagggcaatacggttttgtaaatgaccagctcagatgtctgatacgggtgataatgaTAAGTATACCATGACTAAATGAAACGTTTAATTCATCAAAAGAATATACCAGCTATCTAACATATGAAGATACAGAGCTCTCTCTAAAAGTTGCATCACAgcatatttattcattataacAACAGGATAATATACAAGACATTTTGGCAAAGCTAAATCATTGACATCTTACCTCCTTGACCAGTGTTTCCATCTTACTTCTAAGTGATAGATTTTCTGATCTTAACCTCTGGATTTCTTTCTCCATGCTCTGTGCTTTACATTCCAACTCTTGTACATACTGAAACAAACGTAGGTCAAGAGAGAAAACAGAAGGTCagagagagtgaaagagagagatttaGCCCAATAACTGCTTTagaatatataaaaatacattcctaAAAACATGCATGCAGGCAAAAATTatgcattgtttgattttgggGGGCTACTTTTTACTGCATATATTGggaacattggataagctttaacattgcagtaAATGGGGGACTTTCCAGAACTCTCTTTTAATTTCCAAGGCTCTTCTTTAGGGGACAAAATCACCCAAGCAGCATGTGATTTTTCccctgcctacatgtataataaagaGATCAATACGTAACCGTCTACAGAGAGTATCCCTATCATGGCCCGACCATTTTGCATTTGATcattaaagaacaaaataaaataaaattcatcattCAAAGTAAGCAGCGTATTGGTAATAGTTGGTGAAAATCCTTTGAAAATTCATATCAAGAAACCACAATTTCTAACAATCCTGTTTTTAAGATAAAGAATAActttgtaaaactttttttggtACACAAATGATAGaattccttctcttttttgAGAAACAACAATCACAAGATGAATCATGTtgcatgttttttctttaaaacataaaaatattttttataacatAAAAAGATTGGTCATCATTCTtacctcctttttcttctttcttgatAAACATGCAGATTCTCTATTTTTGATCATTCTTTGTTGCCTCTTCCATGCCTTTACCTACAATGAAATGAAAggtaaatgaaagtagttgcagcatacaattatttcatgagaaagtcttttaaatcaaggttaattgtcaacacattaatatcatacatgtatatctggaTCTGGTACATCAATGTTAACTTGTGTttctgaaatcatgaaatcttagctcaaagctgatcattctgatgatcactaacacagaaaagcatatgtgggacagtgtattaatatcaCCTGGAAAAATACCCCACATTTGAAgaaattctgtgcttattttgctcttttctcagcaattacgcattttcttccagagccatgTTTGAAAACCATCcgtgaacccatggtttatgcacaTTTCTTGCAACTTTACAACTTGATATTTCATGGTATAAAGGTGAAGAATTACTCCTTCAGatgagcttttttttttgcattttgaagaccaaattactattttggttATTTACAGACAACCTTCCCTAgcaaataattgtttgtttTGGGGTGACTGTTCACAAATATGAATACCCATTTATCACATTGACCAGTGATTTTATTGTGTATAAGTTTGCATTGTCTGTAGTAGCACTGCCAAACATATCAATTTAAGATTAGCAGaaaatttctttcttcctttgttCTTATGGAAGAAGGCtgcaaaatcagaaaaaaaggttaaatCTGCCAAAAGGCAGATAAATTTCCATGCACATTGTTCACAAAGGGACTCTGGATACAATTTGTAGCAGATAAATTAATTTAATGCTCTCCAAAGTAAATCACATAACTTTATACAATTCTGTGGATCAACTgcaaatttgtataaaaagatGAGAATTTGACTGACATCAGTTCGCCTTATACTTATAATATCTAAGACTTACATCAACATCAGGAGGGCAAGGCTGGGTGACTACTGCTACTGGTTGTGTGGTAGGAGATGGAATGTTGGTGTGAGTAGATACCGGTATAATCTTGGCTTGTTTGGCTGGTGGAGGGGCAGAAGAACCACGCCCTGTTGGTGATGGAGCACTGTGCTTAACAACAATGGCTGGTCTCACAGCAGCTGTTggatgaaatcaatattttattgttatagaaATCATAGAAtcataggcccgaattcacaaaggtggttttgaaaacccacggttgagtccatggtttatgcagatttcctgtacaaaTTACGCCTAATTTAGCACATacaaaaaatgtccaatgctgatgcgcgcttttctcacagtgcgccaaattgacgcctgttgcggtggttatcaacgctattttattcatgaatccactgtttgaagagtggactcatgaataaaaacagtggaataatgaataaaatagcgtatctaaccatggcaacagacgtcaatttggcacactgtgacaaatgcgcgcatcagcattggacatgttttatacacgcgcccgatacgtgCTGAATTAAGCGTTATTTATGCAGGAAATCTGcctaaaccatggactcaaccgtgggttttcaaaaccacctttgtgaattcgggccatagaATTATGAAAATAGAAATCGGAAGTACAAACACTCCAGAAATTCATTCTGCCCAAATGATCATGGGCCCAGAAGCAACTATCCCTTACAtcgttgaatgccaaacagcGGCAATTCCAAACTTTTaacatcttttggtctgacacggCAAGAGCTTGAACTCCAAACCTGGTTGTGAgatggacgctctaccaactgagccagcACACTGGTAAATAATATGTGTTTACACCTTGCCTTATATCTGAATATAATCTCTTCCACTCCACACTGATATCATCATGTTTGAACTCTAGCTGCTGTATCAAGTGCACAGTCCAGGAATTAATCCCaacgggtacccattcacctcatctgagttgagtgcagcaaatcAAATTTCTTAATATCAGACTGGATACTTGGATTTTTAACAATATTCTACAACTATAATAGAACATGGACcttcaaatgtaaaaaaaaaatgggaatgaCAGGCAGAAAATGGGAAGGGGATATGAGAAATGAAAGATGAAGATTTAGAAAGGACAAAGTAACTgaacattggtaggtcattacCTGGAATTTGTTTAATAGTAACTGTTGGCTTGGTAGGTGAGTGCATGGATGTTTTTGTAGACACTGGTTCTAGCTTAGGAGCTAGGGGTAACTTCATGGCCCCATTGATAGGCTTGGGTGCGATGGCTACACCCTTCTTGGCACCATTGATTACCCCACTGGCGAGAGACTTGGTGACTTTGTTTGGCAAGTTTCCGTTGGCAATAGTGaagaaagtttgttgacccccGACGGGAGGTGATGGTGAATCTATGCTGGAATCACGGGGTGGTGTAAGGGGCGGAGACTCCAGTTTGATGTGGACATTGGATGGGTCACCAGTCTGTACAATCTATCAAAGATAAGGACAAATATcagaatggatggatggattgattgtACACAAAGTGGTGATTCAAAGTTGTTGGTACTTTTACAAGTTGGTTTAGTACAAGCTTTCATGATACCATGAAAACGCAAAAAGTTTGACTTTAGAAGGTAAACAATCATTAATCAAGTGTATATGTAATGCTATTGTGTATCACAGTCAAGTAGGTACACCCTATACAAGCCTACTCTATCCTATACTTTGATGATCAATAATATAAAGTAGACATAAATCTATAATTTAATAACATAGGGATGGATGCTCAAAGTTACATGACCAAGATTTTTGTATAAAGGAAATATTGggagacctgccaacctctgggaatgaaaaattaaaaggtattttccccaaaaagtgtatttcataataaaatgtgtgGCACACTCGCTCATCGCAGTGCTCAAGTTGCATGCAAGctaaatgcgcactgctcttgcaaataaaaaaaaaacaaatatgtctcaccctggttttaacaaaataattgaaaaaaagttacctgaaattacattgatctacatgtaataaccatatttgtgtaatttttttctttgtttcttttacaaaaacatatttttctaaagcaaaaacgtactgccgtattttagTTGCAAAAATGTagtggttggcaggtctgtattGTGGTACTGCCTTAACCCTTGCTGCTAACCTTTGGACAATTGAATGCATAGAGAACAAGTTCACAGCTTGACTATGATACCTAATGAtcaaataccctttttagacaggctaaaatttccttaaccccgtactattggtggggctaaatggcaatttagcccgacctatagtacggggttaagcttagcccactttcgttttacacagcgtttttgcaaactGGGCTAACCCAAGGCTcaacattagcggtggcccggtggcccggggccaccaaaaattcatctcgggcaaccattattgaaaaaaatgttaagttttggtggcccgaatcgggcaaccaataattttcaaagtagcgcaatttttctcccgattttgcatgtgtttatcaactttctacagttcaaattgcaagccaattcgtcatgcgccttttttgttaatctacacacaaatacacacacacaaagattgcatagtcatgacagtacgtaggcctaccgctagcatacagtaactattattcagccggccgcgccggctgtctggctgagctttgtgtgcatgaaaccactgcagctagctagctgtgcacgagcagactattcagactcagggagctgcgatacgaaatgttactgctaagaaaccTTCCCCAGAACtctgaaaatctacgtcaaagtcacattttacaccaatgaaatgcccttctacaccaatgaaatgcccttctacagtctgtattactgaaacctgattatctgcaagcattaaaaggaggaattatgacctctcttttgactcaaaaagaccgatttccaaatgcattaatacacataaaacacataggtgagtacatcagagtcccatatgtgcatttgtatgtatgttgatatttggtttatttcgaagctgtgtctcttctagccaaaaaaataggcagcttctttctttcttgtttacaaatgacttcttcaaccactcttaaggaagtaaatactttgggaagggatttcattgatatgaaatgtgaatttttccatcattttgtcaaatatagggaaggaattttctcacttttttttttgccgttttctcattttttctttcattttttttacagtgattaaaccatttataccccttcccattgaatatgcctgattaaagaacatgtttctactgaataataataataattttccccattttttgataattttgtcttattcatctttcttacattttcttttgttttttctcaaatgtttttttcctgttctttgttttttctttcttcattttttcttttgttttatttcacttattcatttttaaaaatttttgatttcttttttcagtatactattctaaaaatgatttttgtttatttcccccttttacacatttttctaattctgcagcatatttttctgtgattttctcctgctataatatgctggaaaagagaaaataaactggatttggggcctgcataatctaggttttatgatcaaaaaggaagaaaggaaaaataattgttttgtaaatctatctgagtttgctatatgcactatttatttacttttataccattatgagtgtgtgtcgaTACGGAGATTAAGAGtccacaacctgggaacaatacaattcttttattctctttcaatcatttcatatttacaatgatagaacaatttatacctgtatattaccacaaaataagcaaagtaaaataacagcaagcacgatttacatacaagatgtacaaagaatagtggtacgtgttagtgactgcagaatatttcaatttgttttattcattttaaattaatgtttttctttatatttttcgggccaccaaactttactaatgggccaccaaaaaaaattaattgaaggttttggtggcccgaacgggccaccaccaaaaaaagttaatgtggagccttggctaaccccacctatagtacgggattatttggccctgcaaaaaagcagggttatcccaccaattgcggtgctaaaaGCAAGAGTACGGggtaagatcgcatgtgtaaaacgaaagtgggctaagcgctcccattcatgccccgcaacagagccggccctgatgtccaatcagaggtaagtataatgaatattcatgaacagcgatcacggcgatgaaaaaaaaagcgcGCGCCAGAAGTAAGCGATTTTGGATATGACTCGAATGACCCCTCAGTgcgctcgtgaatattcatgagctaccaatagtccggggttagcgagtttcgtgtgtaaaaagcaagcactccttatccggggttagcaaaaacaatttggcacgtgtgaaaaggaaaataaatagtacggggttaaggatagtacggggttagcgatagtccgggttaagaaaatcctgtgtaaaaagcctaaaagatattcaaaaaaaaatagggagatCTTCATCACAACATCATTATTTCAGATCTCACTTTTATCTTCTATAATTCCCATTCATTCTTCATGATTCAATCATATTTAGCTCATCAATTTGCACCTTTCCTCTGttcattgtttatttcaaatgttcattctttcattcattcattcattcatccatccatccatccatccatccattccatccatccatccatccattcatcagtctattcatctacatgtactgtacatgaagTCTGCAAGCatagactcatatttgacactttaaccatTTATGACATGTCTGGAATGAAGACTAGAAACCAAACTCTCCCTTTGTGTCAAGACAGACACATTGTATATAggagtgaatctagtctcaatacttcagactctgcattatgcacaATACGAATTGTGAACACCAAGGgtctgtctctccctctctctatcccCTGTccgtacaccccccccccttgtgtgtccgtccatccatccatccatccatccattcatttataaatcaaattaacatTCATTCCCTTATTCATCCATTTTATATTATTAGAGTGAGAGGAGTTACCTGTGATGCTTGGCTAGATTCACTAGAGGAATCTGAAGAGTCTGAAGAGGGTGGGGGTGAGAGGGGCTCACTTTTAATCGGAAATCCATTATCTGAAAGAGAAGATATTTAAGAGGTATGGTGAACGTGGGTTTTCCTTTACACcacacaaagaaaatacaagagAAGTAAGAAATTGAAGTGGAATATCTGACACGATGTGTGtactttacatgtaaataatttgtAAGGCATGAATGCTTCCACTTGATATTCAAAAGCAttaagttattgggtgtacatgGAGTATAGATTTTTCTGGGTGCCAGGCtgaaaacctacatgtacatgtacaacatatATGAGCTGAAACCTTTTATAAACCTTTCACTtacagatttgaatttaaactttaTCTGCAGTTTAGTAAGATATACCAAAATATCAGAGCTTTaagttttgtaaaatatttttcacatgAACATCCATGCAGACAGAAGTGTGCAATGCTCAATGTTGCTTCCAGACTTTGTCTGTTACTTTGGATTGAACAAAACAATTGTGGTTTCTTCATGCATAAAACACACAATTATTAGCCTAGATCGGgtagataaaaatcaataattcacTACAATGTAAATATTTACAGAGTGGTGGTAATAATACTAAACCCAATATGGTTTGAAATCAATTCTGTTAGCCCATGCTTTATACCACCCTTTAGTAAATGCTACCAGATTAGAGTCAACAGATCAGAGGCACTTAGTGTACAATAAACATACTGGCCTCACTATGAATGCAATTTAGTGTACATTTCGCATAGAGAACTGCACATATATGTATGTAGCACAATTATGAACCAGAGAATCAAGATCCCAAGGCCACAGACCAGCATGAGATTTGAACAAAGTACCCTTAAACTTGGCGTGGGAATACCAGTTGCTCTAAATGTATACGATGTACATTATAAAGAATTGACTGTGATATGGCTATGAGAATGGCATTGTTATACATATGTTGAAGTGCAGGTGCCCAAAACTCGAGTCTCTCCCTTGCTTGATATTTCGCAAATTGACCTGTAAAAGACTGTGTCAGTAATCATTTGTACATCTATCTTGTGCCTTAATTCTCTCATAACAAAACTACTTGTTTAGGAATTTGGCATGTTAAAATCGGGAGATCTCCCTGATATAATGGCATTtgatataaagaaaattaacataAGATTTTTGAAAATAGAATTATATTGTCCTTTTCATTTACACATgatccaagttttttttttaatttaaggtTACATACATGCACATCTGGAGGTAGTGAGCGTGGCTTTCAATACTCAGAGAATAATAATAGAAGAGAGTGTGGTCGTCATAGATACTAAAAGCATTGCTGATTTTATTGAAGAGTATGGGAGGTGGAGGGGAG encodes:
- the LOC121428720 gene encoding cyclic AMP-dependent transcription factor ATF-6 beta-like, which codes for MALHLMSDADDKFIEDNLLSSEDWGDPGFYNRNHIQDLSDDLNDAEDIAFNSGLDEEDALSRSSEFLSGISFAGGLSSGDVDVVDLTKTWLGLTDEEHYTENNGFPIKSEPLSPPPSSDSSDSSSESSQASQIVQTGDPSNVHIKLESPPLTPPRDSSIDSPSPPVGGQQTFFTIANGNLPNKVTKSLASGVINGAKKGVAIAPKPINGAMKLPLAPKLEPVSTKTSMHSPTKPTVTIKQIPAAVRPAIVVKHSAPSPTGRGSSAPPPAKQAKIIPVSTHTNIPSPTTQPVAVVTQPCPPDVDVKAWKRQQRMIKNRESACLSRKKKKEYVQELECKAQSMEKEIQRLRSENLSLRSKMETLVKENTTLKKMHSSVLSSPGRTATFLLGIVLIIGFNLSPLSLFNQDGGLASEYGTGSHAGRALLGFSEMPNDSKLHGKSNQSIPRHASIRDIMEDVHLWESIANQSASDVAIATMKEIRYLLPQGNRSCPHQMNVTDTIRLTDVLQYWAKKQSVEQKKSKKEEEIQKKKKKKKRRQPQHGRFRSGPALHVESDERALQLYDHFFQRTYDNLLEALNRRDDTFYVVSFRNDHLLLPATAHNNTHRPKMSLVMPTVTANESMWNTPKDHISMMQIDCEVIDTKVVHVKDHASTPSPVDDHNKTAYHQPSVPASAQHSDAATRQPISRTAPSYTATDGIGYHPRNLTAVNTP